Within Acomys russatus chromosome 7, mAcoRus1.1, whole genome shotgun sequence, the genomic segment AAAGTCTTCCGCGTGGCATCCGGGATTTGGATCCCAGGGTGAGTCCCTAACTAATCCTACATTTGATCAGTACTTGAGTGAGGAAACGACCCTTTCAAAGTACAGCTCTTCATGAGCAAAGGCATTGtccaagaggaagaggggagaagtgTTCTTGGTGTCTTCCAAGAGTAATTCTCTAAATTCTCGCCAAAGTTTCTTATTTTGATGATTTTAAAGACCTGGGGAAAAAAGTACATACTAGGCATGTTTTCTTACGTTTTATGAGAAATAGAACCCAAAGGTATACAATAAGGAAAGTGTGTCATATGTGCTCACTTTTGGAGAGACAGGTAAGAGATTCCTTTGCATTCTAAACTTCACCTGAAGCTCTTACTTGggagtttttattttctcttgcatTTCCAAGTGAATTGTGAAAAACTGAATTTATAAAGTACGGAaaggtgtacatacatgtgcactaTGTTAAATTTGAAAATTAGGCCCCATATTCGTGGTGGTTACTCAGAGGTCCCTGTCAACTTGAGGGACAGTGAGTGACAACTTGTTCCTCTAGAACAAAATCATGAAGCCTATGAAGCAATCTGCTGACCAGCAGTAACCCTGGGCcatctggctgtcccagaacctTAGGAGAACTGTTAATACTATGAAATTTTGCTTCACACAAAATATTAACACCTTTGGGTATCCATGGTGTAATTAAAGATTAAAACTTCAGACACATCAACAGGTGCATTTAAAGTGAGCTCCACAGAAAGTAGCAAAAATGAACAAGGTAATTTCCACACTATAAACTTTTTCACTGTATCAGTGTAGCTATATTCTTACCCCAGAAACCTTTGTATTAAAATTATACTGATCTTGCTGCATAACACTTTCTATTTAAGTTCTGTTCTATAAATTAAGTTTTATATTCCTAAAGATactgatgatttaaaaaaattcaagagcTGAAACAATGAAGAATGAAGTAGAATATTTACTAACTACTACTTTATGCAAAATTTTCAATTGTCTGattcattttgttgctatttttcgCAAGCCTTTATTGATACATCACGATCATCATTTATTCTTCATTGAATCTGACAAATGAGCCAGAAAATCAGATTCCTTTATGTTAAACTAATATCTACTTACTCTTTTTATTCTGGAGTTCAGCAAACTATTCCTTGGGTctttttcggggggggggttgttaagacagggtttctctgtgtagtcttggctgtcctggaactcactctgtaaccagtCTGGCCTCGACTTAGACACACCTGCCAATGCCTCCAAAGTCCTGGGGTAAAAATGTGCTCCACCCCTGCTGGGCTATTCTTTGGGTTTTAACTTTAGAAATGCCCTTTCTATCTggaaaagcacatttttttttgtcttataagTTTAGTTGGGAATTATTAAAATTCATGTTCTACCTCACCTAATTTATTTATCcaaccccatttttttttaacatggcccATTCCATTTAGATAAATCAAAGCACATGGAATATGCAACATCATAACACGATGTATCATAATATGATACTACATTGTGTCAGCCTGTCCCTTGCTCCAATTTAATGCACAGGGAAGGTTACTATGGAGAGAAGAATAATTTCTGATCTAAAATACTGCATGATTAACAACTATTTTCCATTTAAGAAGGCTGTTtcgttttgttgtttctcttcgatgctgggtatcaaacccaggACCCTGGAAGTAGTCAGTCAGAAGTTTAGAAAAAGGCTTGGTAAGAAACTTTAGAAGGTTCTACCATTTTAAACAGCAAGAGGACTAGATTGCTTTCATCTTTGCTAGACACTGCCTTAGAAAGTACGTATTACACTTGGTGGAAACAGTGCTAAGGTGTGTCCTTTGACCTGTTCACGTATTTAGACCCTTTTACTAAACTCCTGAAGCATGTACTGAAGAGACACTCTCTAATGTGACAACCCCAGTGTCAAGCTTAATAGTTAATTTCTTCTGAATGAACATGATGCCTCCTGAAACAGAAAGCAGGTGTTTCTCATAATGGATCCAAATATGTATTCAGTTGTCCTTAATTGGACGACCATATACAATGGgtcacttttcattttttctgtgtctttagtTTTCACTATCTTCCACTGATGATAGTATTTTTCTAACTGCTTTACATATTTGTAATTAGAACATTTAACATATACACAGTAATAGTTAAATTAAGTGAATAATTCAAATGATAAAGGCACTAAAATTGATTTGAGCTATTGGAAGTCACCCTGTCAATGGAACTCTGAATTACTGTCATTAACGCTTCTCTCTCTGCTTACTACTGTTTCAGGGTACACGTAGGACAGTCAAGTTGTTAAAGGACTAAAAACAACTCAATTCACACACCTCTTATTTGCACAAAATGCCTGAATGCTATACATGCTTAACACAAGTACAGAGTCAGTCATGGTTACTGTACAGAGCCAGGTTTCACAACAGTCTCTTCTTTTCCCAAGGTATTCTGAGAACATCTGCTCCCTACGACAACTAACTAGAAAGACTTCATCCTTATTTTCTGGTTAAATCatgttaaaaacattttaaacaagtaATTATGAATGCTTCTAGGTTAATGGAAATGAAAGCAGGGTTTGTCTCTTCAGAGAGAGCTGACACCCAGGCAACCATTGGGGGCTCTGTGATGCAGAGGTCTGGACTCCACCCTGGTGCAAAGTCAGGCTCCCTGCTGTCCACTAGGTTATTAGTACATAGGCAACTCTCACCAACAGTCTCTTCTACTTGACATCTAGTAAGAACCACAGAACCCCTCCAATGCCTATTCCTCAAGCCCCCACCCCTTGCTTGCATCTCAGTCCGTTTTCATATTGGATTTGTTCATCTCCCCAAGGTTGAAGTTGAATTCTTTGAATACTTGTATAAGGACAATTCCCACAGAAACAGTTGTAAATCCACAGGCCATGCCCAAGAAGTCCACCAGGCCCACATTGCTCCACTCCCGGAAGAGGATAGCTGAAGCCAGCAGGACCAGCGTGGTAAACACGACGTAGTAGATGGCCCCAAACACAGAGGAGTCGAAGCACTCCAGGGCCTTGTTGATGTACCTGAATTGGACGATGATGCtacagcccaggacagccaggagcacCAGGCACAGGCAGAGGGCTCTCTGACTGGACGGATTGTTGTGCAAGATGTCTTGGGCTGCCAGCCCAATGCCCTTGGTAGAAGGCACAGTGAAACTCCCCAGCAAGGAGCAGATGCTGATGTAGACCATGATGTTGGTGGGCCCGTGGGCTGGGGCAATCCAAAAGATCAACAGCAGCAGCATAAGCAGCACAATGCATAGGTAGCCCACGAACACTGTAAGACAGATGGCACACAGTGACCAGGGGAGCCGTCCCCCCAGACACCACCCAGCGGGCAGAGCTGAGCCAGTGCCTGACCCCCTTCCAGCCACCCCTTCTCCCAGGGGAAGTAGACCTGAGGGAGAGCAGGCAGCCACTCAACAGCTCTTTATCTTGAGCTTACTATGTCCACTAAGCCCATTCCACAAAACCTATCATACACTCACAGGAAtcaggaatgtagctcagtggcagagcacttgcctgacATACTCAAGGCCCTGGTTTTGAGCCCACGCATggtcaaacaaaaacatgtagcTGCAAGCTACTGCAGCCACAAGGGTAACAGCAAGCCTTCCTCAGGATGCCTGTATAGGGAGTCTTTGCCTTGTGTCCTTTACCATTAAGACCTCATTTTAATTTTGCCTCTGTTGGATACAACCCTGTCCAACCAGGCCACAGCTACCCCCTGCCTCTCCATATGCATGGAAACATGCTCTAATGAAGAAAAGCTACTCCTAGGACTCCCAGGGCCAAGCCTAGAATAGTGAGGAAATTGTGACACCCTCCACTGACAGGAAGCCCCTCATCATGGCTCCCAATAAAAATGTGTAATCCTGCCCAAAGTGTCTTAACTACTAAGGTTTATTTGGCCTACTCTATCAGTACcattaaaacatcaaaaataggtttactttttaaaaaaagatttcttatttattcattatcatgtatacagtgctctgtctgcatgtacacctgcaggccagaagagggcatcagatcccattatatagatggttgtgagccaccatgtggttgctgggaattgaactcaggacctctggaggagcagtcggtgcccttaacctctgagccatctccccagctcccaaaaATAGGTTTTCAAAGGTTAGAAAAAATccaaaagccaggcggtggtggcacacgcctttaattccagcacttgggaggcagaggcaggtggaccgctgtgagttcaaggccaccctggtctacaaagtgagtccaggatagccaaggctacacagagaaaccctgtctgaaaaaacaaaacaaacaaaaaaaatccaaaaaagaaaagctagtcACATGATGggctttatttttccttacaCACCAGGCCTTGTGTTGTCATTCTGATTGGTTTGGAACACCTAAGTTCAAAGGACCATCCCAACTTGGCCTTTTCAGTAGCTGAGACTGTAGGTACATGCACCACTATACCTTGCCACAAGATGAATCTTCTTACATCTGAGTCAATTTCAACAAATCTCTACAGAATACTTACCACAGACAGATGATACTGAGGGTATAAAAGGGCATAAGCTAAAGCAAGGACAACTGTAAACTGGGGCAGTGTCTAGGCCCAATACAGCAACCTTGAGTTCAGTGGGTCTCAACCAGTGGGTCTTGACCTAAGACCTTCAGACAACACAGaaacttacattatgattcataacagtaacaaggTTACAGTTacgaagaagcaacaaaaatagttttagggttggagtcaccacaagatgaggaactctatcaaagggtcacagcactaggaagggtgagaaccactgctttacgGGTTGCATACAATGGGCATGGGTGGGGTACAAAGAGCACTCACAACCACAATTTATCCTATATTCTTTACAACTTCTAAATGTCTCCTTGGACttctgggtaaaaaaaaaaatctgtttattaaATTACAAATTATCAGAGTTAGAAATTATACAACACAGGAGTCCTTGTACATATCTCCTACACATTAAAAATTTCAGAAACACAACTCCTATGTAGGCTAAAGGGTGATTACTCTTTCTCTGACTGGGACTTGCAGAGCTATCCTCCATTTCAGAGGGTCATACCACTGATGGCAAGTGCCCGTGCTGATGGCATGTGCGCAGAGCAAGTCATGAACATGACATCCTGAATCAGTTTGTATCTCTTTCACCACTCATTCATTTTATGTGCTTTGCCAAGTTCAATATGCCTTTTCCTCTAGTTGTATTTGAGCTTTTATATTAGAAGGTAGAACTCTGCTGTGGTTCCTTTACACAGGCATTATACTGATTGCTCTGAAATCCCATGTGCAATGTGGATTTCACAGATCTAGAAACCAGACAGATATGCAAATCAGTCAGCATAGACATGCAAAGCAGCAAGTGGACATGCAACCAAGCAAGCAGgcagtgggagagcaggcccctCAGGAGTGAGAAAAGAGAACTATTTAGCCCTGTACTGGAGGCAGCCTCAGGAAAATAGTCAACGGATGGACAGTTAAAAGCTGTCTGAGAGCCTCACCTACAAAGTGGCAATGGAGGGCAGAGAGACTGATATGTGCAAACACAAAATACTACCTAACTGTGGACCGGGTTGGGAAGGTGTGCATATAAAATCAGAAGTATGCAGGCATAGGATCAGCAGTACAGTGTGACTGTGCATCTGTCTAGGCTGTCTCTTGTGTGAAGGGTGGACACAAAGAGCCTTGAAGCTGGAAGGGACAAAACCAAATGACGTTTTAGAAAGGTCTCTAGAATTAAAAAAGCTGAGGTGGCAGGAACCAGAAGTAAGGTAGTGGAGGTTAGCAAATTCAGTCTCACCGAAGGCAGCAACGAGGACAGTAGATGCAGCCTGGCTAGTTAGAGAAGGGACAAAGAAGAACACCAGCCACAGGGGTCACTTGGACAGCAGCCTCAGGAGCTATGCATGAGAATGAATAATTCACTTCCACGGAAACCTCTTTAATTTCCTGTGCTCAGCCAGAGTTCCTCATTTCTCAGATGCCCCCAGATGtgtgcct encodes:
- the Nipa1 gene encoding magnesium transporter NIPA1 — its product is MGTAAAAAAAGEGARGPSPAAVSLGLGVAVVSSLVNGSTFVLQKKGIVRAKRRGTSYLTDIVWWAGTIAMAVGQIGNFLAYTAVPTVLVTPLGALGVPFGSILASYLLKEKLNILGKLGCLLSCAGSVVLIIHSPKSESVTTQAELEEKLTNPVFVGYLCIVLLMLLLLIFWIAPAHGPTNIMVYISICSLLGSFTVPSTKGIGLAAQDILHNNPSSQRALCLCLVLLAVLGCSIIVQFRYINKALECFDSSVFGAIYYVVFTTLVLLASAILFREWSNVGLVDFLGMACGFTTVSVGIVLIQVFKEFNFNLGEMNKSNMKTD